The window CGCGGGTGCAGGCTCTGCGGGACCCTTCTCCCGCATGCCGGGGAAAGGAGCGGCGTCTTTCCCCTCAGCGCCGGGTGGTCTTGAAGGCCGCCACCAGCCCCACCAGCTCGCTGGCTTGGTGCTCCATGCTCTGCGCCGCGGCGAAGGCTTCCTCGACCAGCGCGGCGTTCTGCTGGGTGCCTTCGTCCATCTGGGTGATGGCCTGGTTGACCTGTTCGATGCCGGCGCTCTGTTCCTGCGAGGCGGCGGAGATGTCGGCCATAATGTCGGTCACGCGCTTCACGCTGTCCACGATCTCGCCCATGGTCTGGCCGGCGCGGGTCACCAGCGCGCTGCCTTCCTCGACCTGGATCACCGAGTCGGTGATCAGCTGCTTGATCTCCTTGGCGGCGCCGGCGCTGCGCTGGGCCAGCGTGCGCACCTCGGCGGCGACCACCGCGAAGCCGCGGCCCTGTTCGCCGGCACGCGCCGCTTCCACCGCTGCGTTCAGCGCCAGGATGTTGGTCTGGAAGGCGATGCCGTCGATCACCCCGATGATGTCGGCGATCCGGCGCGACGACTCGGTGATGCCGGTCATGGTGTCCACCACCTGGCCGACCACGTGGCCGCCCTGTTCGGCGACGCCGGCCGCGCCGTGCGCCAGCTGGCTGGCCTGGCGGGCGTTGTCGGCGTTCTGCTTGACGGTGGAGGTGAGCTCCTCCATCGACGAGGCGGTTTCCTCCAGCGCCGCCGCCTGCTGCTCGGTGCGGCGCGACAGGTCCTCGTTGCCGCGCGCGATCTCCGCCGCCGCCGAATTGATCGATTCGCTGCCGGTGCGGATCTGCCCGACGATGCCGGTGAGGTGCTCGACCGTGCTGTTGGTGTCGTTGGCGAGGTCGCCGAAGCGGCCGGGCAGGCGGGTGTCGATGCGCCGGGTCAGGTCGCCGTCGGCCACCGAGGACAGCACTTCGCCGACTTCGGACAAGCCGTGGTCGGCGGTGTCCATCAGCGCGTTGAGGCCGCCGATCAGCTCGGCGTAGACGAACTCGAAGCGCCTGGCGTCGCCGCGCTTGCCGAAGTCGCCGGCCACCGCCGCGTCGACCAGCGTCTTGATCTCGGCGGTGACCGCCAGCAGGCCGGCCTTCACCGCGTCCACGGCCTCGGAGATGCGCGCCTTCTGGCCGGGGTAGCGCTCGATGTCCTCGGACAGGTCGCCGCGCGCGTACTGGGCGATGATGCGGATCGCGTTCATCTTCACCCCGATGTGCGAGGCCACCAGCGTATTGATGCCCTCGGCCATGCGTGCATAGGCGCCGCTGAAGCGCGCCGCGTCGAGGCGGAAGTCGATGTTGCCGGCGTCGTGCTCGCGCTCGATCTCGGCCTGGCCGGCGGCGAAGTCGTTCAGGGTCGCCACCATGCCGCGCATGGCGCGGGCGAGGTCGCCGACCTCGCTGCGGTCGTCGCAGGCGATGCGGCCGTCGAGGTTGCCGCGCGCGACCGCGTTCGCCAAGCTCACCACCTCGTGCAGCGGACGCACGATGGAGCGGCTGATGCCGATGGCGCCGGCCACCGACAGCGCGAGCGCGATCAGGACGAGGATGGCGATGGCTTCCAGGTTGAAGCGGTAGCTTTTTTCCTGATCCGCGACGTTGCGGTTCAGCCACTGCACCTTGTAGTCCAGCAGCGCGGCCACGGCGTCGGCGGTGGCCTGGCGCAGGTCGCCGGCCTGCTTGGCCGGCGCCGCGTCGCCCGCGGCCAGCGCGGCCGGCAGCTTGCGGCTGTTGGCGAAGTAGGCGTCGGCGTGGTTCTGCACGGCGGCCTTCAGCTCGGCGTCGCGCTTGTCGCCGGGAAAGAGCGTGTAGCCCTTGATCAGCGCGTCGATGTCCTTGCTGCCGGTTTCCATCTCGGCCAGGTATTCGGCGGCCTTCTCGGGCGTGTCCTGGCTGGCGACGTAGCCGCGCTCGCTGACCCGGTATTCGGCCAGCGCCGTCGCGAGCTGGCCGAGCCGGCGGATCTGCGGGACGGATTCGAGGGTCAGCTGGCGCACGCCCTGCTGCATGACGCCCATCCGCAGCGCGGAGAACGCGCCGGTGATCAGGATCAGCAGCGCCAGCGCGGAGAAGCCGATGGTCAGGCGCTTGCCGATGGTCAGATTCTGGAACATGGCGATTTCCCCGCTCAGTAGGTGAGCTGCACGCGCAGGCCGGCGGTCAGCGGATCGTTGGCGACGCCGCGGCGGTCGCTGTCGTACTGCAGGAGGTTGGCGATCACCCGCACGTTCGGATGCGGGTAGCAGGTGGCGGCCAGGCCCCAGCTTTCGGCGCGGCCGCCGCGCATCGCCGGGCCGTCGTCGAGGTCGATCACGCCCCAGCGCAGCGCCAGCTCCCAGCCGACGTGGCCCTTCGGCGCGGGTGCGGTCGCCACGCCGCGCTTGTAGCTGCGGCCGTCGCCGGTGGGCGACCAGGTCAGCTGCACGGTGCTGGCGTCGCCGCCGAGGTCGCCGGCATCGCGGCGCAGGAAGACCTTGGCGGTTTCGGCCTGCAGCGACCACGCGCCGCGCACCCACAGCCCCTCGACGGCGGCGCGGTCGATCCGGTCCACGCCGGCGATGGCGCCGGTGGAGGCCAGCCGCAGGTCGCTGAGCGTGGTGCCGGCGTTGAGGCTGTAGCTGGCGCTGTCGCTGCGCGGCGATTCGCTGGCCAGGCTCAGGCCGACGTGCGCGCTGTCCTCCTTGCCGGAGCGCAGCAGCCAGGTGCCGCGCAGGCTGGCGCCCGGCGAATCGCTGGTGCCGTCCAGCCGGTGCCCGAACACCGCCGCGTTGAACGTGCCGCGCTTGCCCCAGCGCGCGTATTCCGCGCCGATCCGGCGGCTGATCACGAACGCGCCGACCGGCGAGGCTTCCAGGAACGCGGTCTGCTTGTCGGCGATCGCGTCCTCCAGCGCGAACGGCTGCTTGAACTGGCCGATGCGGAAGGACTGGCCTTCGCCCGGCGTCAGTTCGAGGTAGGCGTCGGGCGGCGTCTTGTCGGCGAAGTCGTGGTCCAGCACCAGCTGCCACTTCTTGTTGTCGCCCTTGATGCGCAGGCCCAGCCGCGCCCGGCGGAAGCCGTCCTCGGTCTGCAGCGAGCCGAGGTCGGAATCCACCCGCGCCCATTCGTACTGGAGGTTGGCGGTGGGGGCGATGTCGAACGGCAGGCCGGAGGCGGCGGCGGGCGCGGCGCAGGCCGCGAGCAGGGCGGCGGCAAGCAGGGCGCGGCGCGGGATGGGGCAGGGCATGCGGGTCTCCAGAGGCGTGCGTACGCGGACAGCCGCCCGGTCCCGCTGACGCACGGCGAGGGCGTATCCCGTTGATACGGCCGTGCCGGACGTTTCTTGAGCCCGATGCGCGACGCCGGCCATGCAGCCGGCGTCGGGTGGCTCAGAACTCCTGCCAGTCGTCCCCTTCGGCCTGGGGCGGCGCGCTGCGCTTGACCGGCTTTGGCGCGACGGCCGGCTTCTTCGCCGGCGCCGACTGCGACGGAGCCGCCTTCGGTGCCGGCTGGGAAACCGTTGACGCCGACGCGTGCGCGGTCGGACGGGCGGCGGAGCTTTCCAGCCGGAACATCGCCACGGCTTCGACCAGCTGACGCGCCTGCTCCTCCATCGAGCGCGCTGCCGCCGTCGCTTCCTCGACCAGCGCCGCGTTCTGCTGCGTCGTCTCGTCCATCTGGGTAACGGTCTGATTGACCTGTTCGATGCCGCTGCTCTGCTCCTGCGAGGCGGCGGAAATGTCCGCCATGATGTCGGTGACGCGCTGCACGCTGCCCACGATCTCGGTCATGGTCTGGCCGGCCCGTTCCACCAGGGCACTGCCTTCCTCGACCTGCATCACCGAGTCGATGATGAGCTGCTTGATCTCGCTGGCCGCGCCCGCGCTGCGCTGAGACAGCGCGCGCACCTCGCCTGCGACCACCGCGAAGCCGCGGCCCTGCTCGCCGGCGCGCGCCGCTTCCACCGCCGCGTTCAAGGCGAGGATGTTGGTCTGGAAGGCGATGCCGTCGATCACGCCGATGATGTCGGCGATCTTCTTCGACGACGCCTCGATGGCGCTCATCGTCGCCACCACCTGTTGGACCACCTTGCCGCCCTGCGCGGCCACGCCGGCCGCACCCTGCGCCAGCTGGTTGGCCTGGCGCGCGTTCTCGGCGTTCTGGCGCACGGTGGAGGTGAGTTCCTCCATCGATGCCGCGGTTTCCTCCAGCGACGCCGCCTGCTGCTCGGTGCGCTGCGACAGGTCGTCGTTGCCGCTGACGATCTCGCGGGTGGCGGTGTTGATGTCGGCGGCGGAGGCCTGGATGCGGCCGACGATGTCGGTGAGCTGCGTCACCGTCGCGTTGGCGTCGTCGCGCATCTTCGCGAACACGCCCTGGAAGTCGCCTTCCATACGCGCGGTCAGGTCGCCGCGGGCGATGGCCTGGAGCAGGGACGACGTCCGGGCCAGGTTGTCGTCGGTGGTCTGCATCAGCGTGTTGAGGCTGAGCACGATCTCGCGGAAGTCGTACTGGTAGCTGTCGGCGTCGCCGCGCAGGCTGAAATCGCCGTTGGCGGCGGCGTCGCCCA is drawn from Thermomonas brevis and contains these coding sequences:
- a CDS encoding methyl-accepting chemotaxis protein, producing MFQNLTIGKRLTIGFSALALLILITGAFSALRMGVMQQGVRQLTLESVPQIRRLGQLATALAEYRVSERGYVASQDTPEKAAEYLAEMETGSKDIDALIKGYTLFPGDKRDAELKAAVQNHADAYFANSRKLPAALAAGDAAPAKQAGDLRQATADAVAALLDYKVQWLNRNVADQEKSYRFNLEAIAILVLIALALSVAGAIGISRSIVRPLHEVVSLANAVARGNLDGRIACDDRSEVGDLARAMRGMVATLNDFAAGQAEIEREHDAGNIDFRLDAARFSGAYARMAEGINTLVASHIGVKMNAIRIIAQYARGDLSEDIERYPGQKARISEAVDAVKAGLLAVTAEIKTLVDAAVAGDFGKRGDARRFEFVYAELIGGLNALMDTADHGLSEVGEVLSSVADGDLTRRIDTRLPGRFGDLANDTNSTVEHLTGIVGQIRTGSESINSAAAEIARGNEDLSRRTEQQAAALEETASSMEELTSTVKQNADNARQASQLAHGAAGVAEQGGHVVGQVVDTMTGITESSRRIADIIGVIDGIAFQTNILALNAAVEAARAGEQGRGFAVVAAEVRTLAQRSAGAAKEIKQLITDSVIQVEEGSALVTRAGQTMGEIVDSVKRVTDIMADISAASQEQSAGIEQVNQAITQMDEGTQQNAALVEEAFAAAQSMEHQASELVGLVAAFKTTRR
- a CDS encoding OprO/OprP family phosphate-selective porin; the protein is MPCPIPRRALLAAALLAACAAPAAASGLPFDIAPTANLQYEWARVDSDLGSLQTEDGFRRARLGLRIKGDNKKWQLVLDHDFADKTPPDAYLELTPGEGQSFRIGQFKQPFALEDAIADKQTAFLEASPVGAFVISRRIGAEYARWGKRGTFNAAVFGHRLDGTSDSPGASLRGTWLLRSGKEDSAHVGLSLASESPRSDSASYSLNAGTTLSDLRLASTGAIAGVDRIDRAAVEGLWVRGAWSLQAETAKVFLRRDAGDLGGDASTVQLTWSPTGDGRSYKRGVATAPAPKGHVGWELALRWGVIDLDDGPAMRGGRAESWGLAATCYPHPNVRVIANLLQYDSDRRGVANDPLTAGLRVQLTY
- a CDS encoding methyl-accepting chemotaxis protein; translated protein: MSILTSLSRALANLSVQRKLILLTLISAIGVISVAVIAARFQYLDVNKTRKIALDIRVQLANSVLDHYRKLEQDGKLPRADAQRQALAALSTMHTDDNDNYFYVLDTGNRMLMHPLRKDLVGQDLKDYRTEHGDRLFYDQLESVRRGDGFTTYHWAKPGHGDAPVLKMAYARLYQPWNWVVATGVYMDDVQAQAWRFTGIMTLAGGLLVVALFGLGWLIGDRIVGPLRRATSVADAIARGRLDNAIVQTSRDECGQLLGSMRGMQETIQAVLAAQREMERRHEEGTISYRMDADAFPGDYGAMVAGTNQLVAGHIGVKMQVIELAQRYAIGDLSQDMPQLPGEKAEITETMATIKRNLSAISQGIRRLGDAAANGDFSLRGDADSYQYDFREIVLSLNTLMQTTDDNLARTSSLLQAIARGDLTARMEGDFQGVFAKMRDDANATVTQLTDIVGRIQASAADINTATREIVSGNDDLSQRTEQQAASLEETAASMEELTSTVRQNAENARQANQLAQGAAGVAAQGGKVVQQVVATMSAIEASSKKIADIIGVIDGIAFQTNILALNAAVEAARAGEQGRGFAVVAGEVRALSQRSAGAASEIKQLIIDSVMQVEEGSALVERAGQTMTEIVGSVQRVTDIMADISAASQEQSSGIEQVNQTVTQMDETTQQNAALVEEATAAARSMEEQARQLVEAVAMFRLESSAARPTAHASASTVSQPAPKAAPSQSAPAKKPAVAPKPVKRSAPPQAEGDDWQEF